taataaaataactctccatcatttagaaaaagagaagaaaagcaggtaaagaagagggtaacacctgaatttggtggatattagaaaagaaattttatacccctaaattcagggtgttacagatgaCCACAACAACAATGCACCTCTCGCCTCCTATGTCAGCTCCTGGACAATACACGACAGATTTCCTGTGATGACAATGCATCAAGACTTGACACATGATGAGAGATTCCAAGCTTAGTAAAAGAATGAGTTAAGCTTTTTATATTCGTGTCCTCAATCTGATTGCACAACAATAATCTTACAATTAAATTGTCGCTCTACAAGAGTTTGTTGAAACTCATTAAATTTCTAAAAAAACTTTTGCCTTGCTATTTTATGAGATTTACCCAAGTAAACTTACTATAATCATTGTCCAAGGTCACAtaatatttttggatctactaattctGGTGCTAGGTCCCAGACAGTATGTACATGCTAAAACAAAAAAAATAAACACACTAGTAGATTTAGGATATCACAACTGATGACTCTTAGATTATGGGCAAGTATTTCAAGCTGACTCACTTACATACTCTTGTGAATATAACAAATTGTAATTGCTAATAACTTGCTTGATAATTGTTGGGGCCTGCTATGCTGAAGATCCTCATTCAACCTTTTGCTTCGGCACAAACGAGTGTATTTCATGTAGATTTCTATTGGCGGATGAAGCTAACCTTCGGCCGAAGCAACATATAAAGAAGCTTTGCCTGTGCGCggatgtggcaaaagatgctagccGAAGTCAATAACTTCGGCAACAAAGAAGAGCTTCGAATATAAGCCACAACCGAAGCTTCCAAACAACGAAAGCCTAAATCGTGCAGCTGAGAATGGAGAAAATACATTATTGCCCTGACGCCATTTGTAAACAATGCGTGTAATTTCTTAAGGGGCATGATCGTAATTTTGTACAAAGGCGATTCATCctccctataaataggtgaacagtgctctACATAAGATACCTTTTAGAGGGGTCGTAGCTTCGTGCCACTTAGCCTTCGAAGAACCTTCGTGCCATACTGTATCCAGGAGCCAAACCTATGTTTGTAAAACTTGTCTAACATTAGAAGAGATGGAAATAAATGTTATGGCAATGAGATGAGTTTCAAACAATGTTCTACATTGCTTCTTTCATGCTATTCCATTGCGCTTCTGAAGATGGAGCACTAGACCTTTTGTACTTGGCGCTAATGAAATGTGTCTCAACTCTATAGcagtgttgcttgggctcccacacatccAAATGGCATGGTGGTATTGTATATATAGAACCCCAATCAAAACTAGTCGTTAGAAAGTTGATTGCAGCtttctgtggtgcaccggaccttcTGTCATGATGCAACGAACCTCCATACTTGGTGAACAGGACCTCCACGTGTACTAGTCATTGGAGCTTCTGAAGATGGAGCACTAGACCTTCCGTACTTGGCACACCggatctgtccggtggtgcactggaccacTTGTGGAGAGCAGGATCCTTCTCATATtttgggcataacttttagctccgaactctgattttgatgatcttggactttttggaaagctattAAAATTCTCTGCATCCTAGAGTTGAAGCCACATTAGATTTACTAGATTTGGCGCTCCGGACCTCTTATGTAGACCACTGTTGTGCTATTGTTTTTCAGCAGACCCATTTTGTATTGTGGGCATAACGTTTAGCTCTAAACTCTGATTTTGATGTTAttggactttttagaaagctattgAAAATATCTATATCCCAAAATTGAAGCCatgtcaatttgagtatatcaaaAAGTCATGAGACACTTCTAATTCAGTCAACCCTTTGTCTCAACTTTGGTAACTTCCCTTTTGTTTGTGGCTTTGCATCccacttctacttcttgttgtgttggactcttagcatgtataaagGTCTTCGATATAGatttataatgtcttctttgaagTGCTTATATCCTCATTGATTTAGTCCAAAAACAGTTTGCATtctatgaactacaaacacaaacactaacaaacatattagtccacatgttatgttgataATCAAGCACCGAAATCATTTAGTCAAATGGGCTagagtccattttccttacaaccgTTTGTAAAGATACATTGAAGTCAACTTCAGGATATGTATTCACACTTGCTAAGGGAGCTATTTCTTGGAAGAGCTACAAACAGACATGTGTTGCATCGTCGACAATGCACGTTGAGTTTGTAGTTACGTATGAAGCAACTGGGTAGTCGACgtggacaaagatgtttgtgcccAAATCTAAGGTGGTTGATAGCATAGAGAGACCACCGAGAATTTACTACGATAATGAGCCAGTGGTATTCTACTCCTATAACAACAAGTCAAGTGGTGCTGATTAATTCATTCACATTAAGTGTTATGTTGTTTAGGAGAAGATCAAGGATCACACCATTAAAGTTGAGCATACCAGAACCCAGCAAATGCTAGCGGATCCGCTAACAAAAGGCCTTTCACCAAACATGTGTAGACAACACGTAACCGACATGGGGTTAAGGGAGATCCTATGATCTTGGATCAAAGGGACTATAATTGCACCCTAGAAAGGATATTTCATTTTGAGACATGGGAGCATGTTAGAGTCAATGAGTGCAACGACACTTATCTGTCATCGTTACCCATTGGTCTTCATGTGTAAACTTGTTGAGGGGTGGAACCTAGAAATGTTGAGTACAAGAGAAGTGGAGGAAAAAGGGGAGAATGTTAGGATGTCCTCCACGCCAACAAAGTTGTAACAGAACGGAGAAAACTTGGATTCTTCTAACAAACTCCTAACCACACGCCCTTGATCAGGGTGCGCCTTAACCATGGTTGCAGCCCCCGGCTCACACAAGCGCCATATAAATAGAATTAAGGGACCGGTTGGCCAAGCTAATGCAAAGCCTTCGCCCATATCCTAATCTCACATTGACAGATGCCCCCATCGCCTAAGTGCTTATCGTTACTAGAATCATTATGACGACGACGAACACGGACGAGCCAACGACGCTGGTCGTGGACACGACAACACACAGGGAGCTAGGGATCCACCTCCACAACTGCAAGGAGGAGGAACGCATGGAGGAGGCGACCATCTCTCTCTGGACGCCACCGTCATGGCCACTGCCACCATCAACGCAAATCAAGGAGCTAGGCATGTCTTCTAACCTCTCAGTTAGATTAGGATTTCCACATCATAGAGGTTATAGTCGCTCGGATTGGCTTTGTAGGGACTTAGGTAAGATCCTAGTTATTTGATATATCTATCAATATCAATTCGCATGAGTTGGCATCATATAAGCGTGGCGTTTTAATTGTCTTTCACGGCAAGACAAATGACGGCAATTTGGTCCCTTCGATCTATCTATATGTCGAGTTTCAAGTGATGCAAAATAGATAACGTTTCTGTGTTTTAGATATCATGTTTAGCTATTTGATTTTTTTTGTTTCTTTGTGTAAATAATAAAATAAACGTGCCATTGCTATGATATCTCTATTGATAAAAATACGTTCTAAAAATAAATAATATTTACACAAGAATGTTGATAACCTGAACAGTCAAATAAGGTGtttgaaaataaataaataaacgcCATGTATTGTTAGACGGATgtgacacatatgctatgcaaaaCTCGTATAATGTTATGTCTGTAGCTTTCATTCCAGACGAGAACAGTTACAAATGATTCAGGAACACACAAACCAAAATTGGCGGTGTTGAAGGAAGAATCCTCGCTATGCATGCGCGGCAGAAATGTTTAGTCAGTAGTGTGGTCATCAGGATGTGATTTAGTAAGGGCCGGTGGAATAGATTCTTTGCACATCATGCATGACTTGCATATAAAAAAAAGCACCCTTCTCCGGCCGCAGAGTTCGTCGTCAAACTCAAACGTAATAGCATCTGAAAAAGTCAGAAGTCGTCCCTGCATCACGGTGCCGGCCGGAACGGCTGCTACTGTACACCGCCCAAGCGGAATCTTCCTCTCCTCTGCACAGCACTACATAGTATAGATAGTGCATTATTTACACATGATTTTCTGAAGGAAATCAACTGCATTGATCTTCCTACGACCAAACAAGGAGCGTTGGTATGAGGCCCATGCATGTCGACTTTGTTTGAACGAATGGAATAAACGCATTCCTTCAATATAAGCAAAGTACGTACGTACATGTGGGGAGAGGAAGACCAAGTCGTTTGGAGTATGCGGCTGCCTCACCCTCTGCTGCAACATGGTCCCTGCATCTTACCAAAGGTAGAAGATAGATCGATTATGAAGAAACCAAAGGGGCGAGAGTCAGAGAACCTCCCTAATGTACAATATAAGGACCGAAGGTATATCACAAAAGGTCCCCAAGGTACGTCGTCTACGTCAGAGGAGTAGTAACCTTCGAGAACTCTTGAAAGTTATCGGCAGTCAGCACGGGAAGCATGGAAAAAGTCCAATATGCCGAGCAATACTGTGGACATCTTGTAAATGTAGAGTCTAACGTACGGTTGTAAGTGTGGAAGTTGATACTATTTTTTTCAACCTTCTTCCACTATCATATATGCCTTCGTAATACTTGTGAAAGGCTACTGTTCTCTTGATCCTTAAAGCCAGCATCGAGGGTCTTGGAGGAAGCTTTTGCCACTTCAACAGTTTGGCTCTGTCATCGTAAACACTCTACGAGATCCACAAGCCTCTATCACAAATGTACGAACACCTAGAGTCGCTACGTTAACATAAGCCATTTTTGGCGGCCATAAATAATTGAAAATAAGTCACGTACAGCTGAAAATAAGTTATTTTTGACAATATAAGTCTTATTTTCGGCAGTTTGTGGCCGCAAAAAATCCAAAAATAGGCCCTTTTTCGCGGCTAGCCCCAACCTGCCGAAAATAGCTAATTTCCTACCACTGTCCCtcttgccgccgaaaataaaagCTATTTACGACGGCCAAGCTTACACCGCCGAAAATTAAGTCTGCGGAAAGCAATCTGCTTATTTTCGGTGGCCTGCGCCCTGGCCGCCAAAAATAAGTATATTCATAGAAAAAATATAGAAAAAGGTAAAATTAACAGAAATTTTAACAACAATTTCAACAGCAATACATATATACATTACATCAACACAAATCCATCACAGATATAATAATTCCTCGCAAACACCATAAAACCACCACAAATATCACAATCCATCCACACAAATATCACAATCCATCCACCACAAATATCGTATCCATCACAAAATATCACATACATCAGAATTCATCACAGCTCATATCAAACCCATCACAAGGGGCCAAATTCACCACAAGGGTCAATTGATCACATGTAGGGGTTGTTTCAGTTGTggccactacctccagaagcgaaGAAGTTGTTGACAAAGTCGTCTGTCTGGTTTGGAGTCTGAAAGAAAGAAGATACATTAATAACTACAGTATTGTGCTCGTGAGCTAAGGGACGAAGCTGAAGACGTGGGCTCACCGCTCAGTGGAGGTGAAGGCTAGTGTGGTACCAGTCTGTAATCCGCGTATGTGGTGaaggctgacgggcggggcctaTATGCCAGCCGGTGCACCACCGAGAGGTGCGTGATGAGGCTGCTCCGTGGGGCTCAAGTGACAGCGGCACTGAGGAATGAGTCCGCGCCCGCGCGTGTGTGTGGTGAAGGCgacgctgaccgagcgggcccactaGTCGGCGGAAGGGTGAGGCGCGGGTGCGTGGTGCACGTGGCCCAACTGGCCGAGAAGCTAGGCTGCAAGAATGGAAAAGGCCCGAGAGTGGTTTCtttcttttgtttttcttttttgctttGAATTGCTATTTTTATATCTAATATTGAATTTCGAATCTAAGTTCAAATTTTAAACAAAACTAGATGCACATTCAAAACTTCGGCACGGTGCACAaattttaaactttatttagtatTTATTGAAGAGAACATGTCTTAATAATAGAACGCACTCAGATAAATCCGAATATTATTACCTAGATAGTAGCTGTACTAACTAAAACTCCTTTAATGACAATTTTAGGGTTTACAATAGTGGTAGACACACGAATTGTTAAAGTAGTCTTGCATCAATTGGTCGTGGGCATTGAACGAATTTTGCCGAACTTTTGTAACCACTAACCTAGAGAACCTTCAGTTAATGGTTCTAGCTGCTTTCCTTTTTTTTTACGTTGAAAACATAAGGAAACAACATTGTTTTAAGGTTTGCCAAACAAAAATATTTTCTTGGTAATTTACAAACCCTGCAATAAAGCCGGAACTGTGCTTTGAACACAGAATATTTCAAGCCTGGGACTGAGTGATAGCACTTTATTTGAGTTGGACATCCTGCAAGCTTACTACTTTGTTGATGAGAAATATATTAGGCTCCCCAGGGTTTTTCATCACAGTTGATATTTTTCAAAGATGGCTGTTTGCAACAGAACTTATGGAGCTCTATATTTGAAGTCGCAGAAAGTAAACAGTGCTGGACACGCATATCTCCATCTGCAGGGATAAATATTAATCTCTTAGGGCTAGTTTAGGAGTCTAAATACCGaaggggattggaggggctaaaattctctccttattcaaaattgaataaagaGGGGATTTTAGGCCCTCCATTTCTCTCCGGTTTTGTGGCTCCCAAACTGGCCCTCAGGGTTAATTTAGTGACCAAGGATCACGGAGGATTGGAGGGAATTGATGGAAAAAATTTTATTTCCTGCTCAATCCGCTTATCATCAAATCAGATGGACACACATAGATATCAATCTCCAGAATGAGTAATATATAAGTACAGCATCGCGCACATACAGAAACATCCTGCCAGGTACCTAACAGCATGTCTCAGACTTCATCAAACCACAAACTAAAACTCTCACCACTGGAAACCAGTCGCCACTGGTCTAACGTTTGAATTAGAAAGGAGCATGGAAATAATAAATAGAAATGTTAAACGAAAAAAAAAACACAAAAACTGCAGATGAATGATCGGCCAACAGTGTTTCACATTGCTACCACTACAGCTAAAATCTCGATAATGATACAGTTGATCCATCTTACAACACCAGAAGAAAACAATCCTGAGGATACACAAGGCAAGGATGTACAAACGTAAACAGCAGTACAGCACACATTGATAGACCTTCGAATCGAACGACAAATCCTAGTGCTTGCCTGACATGCAGCGCCAGAAAAATAGAGAAGATAGAGAAATAATTCTGATTATTCCAAGTTGAAGCAACTCCTGCAACATTTGGTATCCGACAAGCACCCACTCATCACATAGGCTAAACTAGTTCGCTACAATAAGCTCATCTTCAGGATTGGCATTTTGAGGTAGCATCGTCAATTCATCGTCAGCTGCACTGAAATGATATTTCTCTCCAACAGCTCTCAGAAGCTGGTAAACTTCAAACATTGTAGGCCTTTCCTTTGGagaagaaagcacacaagagcatGCAACCTTCATGCACTGAAGCAGCTCAGCATCGTTGTCCTTTCCAATCAAAGACTTGTCAACTGCATCCTGAAGTATAGAGTTGTTTGACAGGTACGTTATCCAATCCACCAAACTCCCTTTGAAGTTCTCTGGCGCATTTGACACATGTGTGGGCTCTTCACGAGTAACAAGTTCAAGTAAGACAACTCCAAAGCTATACACATCCCCTTTTGGAGTGGCCACAAGAGTGCGTGTATACTCCGGAGCTACATACCCTAAGTCACCAAACTCACCATTCACAAATGTGCTCAGGTGGGTGTCGATGGGATTCATAAGCCTTGccaagccaaaatcagaaatcttAGGCTCATAGTCATCATCAAGCAATATGCACTTGGAACTAATGTTCCTATGAAGAATGCGAGGGTTGCAACTGTGATGAAGCCACGCCAAACCTCTAGCACTCCCAATGGCAATTTTTAGCCTCAATGGCCATTCTAATGCCTTTTTGTCACTGTTTTGCTGGTGTAAATTATCATAAAGtgaaccctttggcatgtacttatACACCAAGAGCCTCTCATTCTTGACAATGCAGTATCCCAAAAGCGGCACTAAGTTACGTTGCCTTACACTTCCCAGAGTTGACATCTCAGATGTAAATTGGTCCTCTGAATGCTGAGTGTCCTGCAACCTCTTGATAGCAAGGAATGAACCATCTGGAAGTGTTGCTCTGTACATAGTTCCTGATCGACCAGTTCCAATAATATTGTCCTTTGTAAAATCGTCTGTTGCTTTCATAAGATCATTCAAGTTCATCTTTGAAACTGATTTCTCAAACAATGATACCTAAATGACAAAATAAATGTGAAAGTTCAGCGAACCAGACCACTCATCTAAGCAAAGCTGAGGAATGTAAGGGCATGCTTGGTTCCGTCAGCAAGGCTCGTTTCTCCTTGCCTGGCGAGGACCTCAAGTGACAGTAGACGTTTGTATGGTTTGCTAAGTGCATGGGAGTTTGTGTTGGCAAGTTTTTTAGTCATTTTTCCTTCATATCACAAGCGAGCTAGATCAGCTCGCCAGGGCAGGCAAGTTTTTTGGTGTCTGCAAGCTATGCAAAGCAAGGCTGCTCTGGGAACCAAACGTGCCCCAAAAAAAACTGTAGCATGTACAATAATAATATACCTAATGCTTGTCAGACATATCTACTCCTTATAAAGGCAACATGGTAGCTTCTTGTTTTGATAACACAGGTATATTCAACTAATTAGCTACATAAAGCATAACATGGTCATCAATTAAAGAAAAGGTGGCTGATAGCATGTGTGTAGTGCAGGACTGCAGGGCAGGGTATGACATGACGGGATAAGAAACTACTCAAACTAGACATAATGTCTCGGTAGTAATTATGTTTTACAGTCCAATATACACAATTCACACTCCTATAAGTATGGTAATATCTTGTGATCAGAAACTAAGACTAAAACACATGATGCATATGAGGTTACAAGACACTGGAGAACAAGAAAGCAAAGTTGATCGATAAGAAAATAGAAAGGTtattgactacacattttatacaAAATATTAACTGATATGTATCAAAATTGTAGAGTGAAAACATGCCTTTGCTCCTTTTGCTCCCTTAATAGTCTTTGCCCACTTATTTTCTTCTACATCCTTTAACttcttcttcttaggcattttccGCAAGACAATGAATAAAATAACAGCAGCTATTATTAAAGTTATAACTGCACCACCAACAGCAGAACCAACAATTATCCCCGTTCGACTGCTTGAATTGGCAGTGCAATCATTGCTTAGAGGCCTCCCACAAAGGTCTTGATTTGCAAAATCAGATGCTGGAAACTTGCTCAAAGATGAAGGAATCTGCCCTGACAATTGATTGTCAGCAACATTAAACTGCGCTAGGCGACTGAGTGCAGCAAGCTGAACTGGGATTGTTCCAGTCAATTTGTTATGTTGTAAATTGACAATGTTGAGATAAGAACAATTGGCTAGTGCTTCTGGTATCTCTCCCGAGAAGCTATTAAATGACAGATCAAGGTTTGTAACAAATGGAAGTCTCCTCGAGATGTCAGCCGGGATAGGGCCAGAGAGGCTGTTGCTTGAGAGATCCAGCGAAGTCATGCTACTACAATTCTCAAGTCCATCAGGGAATTCGCCCTTAAGACCAAAGCTACCAAGATGAAGCGAAAGGACCCTGTTCTCATTAGGATGCCAGCACTCCACACCATTGAACCCGCATATGGATCCCTCTGTATTGTTATTGAATGTCCATTCTAACTTATTGTCGGGATCAACTGATGCCTTCAGCTTCTTCAGACATTGGATATCAGTTACAGTGCCATAGCAAAGCTGACAGATCATAAAACAGAAGAATAGAGGGAAAAGAGCAGTACAGGAGCATCTAACAGCCATCGCGGTGTTCTGTATTTTCTTAATTCTTTCACCACTCAGAGTTAGTCATAAATCACAATGATTGTTCAGTGCTCTGAGGGAAGAGAGTTGTCTTGACGAGAATACAAGATAACCTGCAAATGCCAAAGAACAAATCAGGTTTAGCATTGAATTTAcgaatcacaagatcatcaattaTCCCAAAAATTACCGTCCTTAAGATGCATTAGCTAGGAGACTGAATATATGAATGCATTGTAATTGTCAAGCATAAATCCTTGAACCAAATATATCAATTCAGCTACAAGACTAAGTTTTTCAATAAGAACAGCTACAGAGGCTAAACAAACAAGCAACCTGGGCGCTAACTATGGTCAACAAGCACTAACACACAAGCATCCGAACAGAGCTATCGAACACAATCAGACTATGCTAAAGATGGACCCAGCAGTACCCAACACCAACATTTCGATCCGATTGCTCGCAGGAGGGCGCAGAACAGATCAGTCGTGGTAGCGGGCCACCGGGTCGGTGGGAACATGAACAGCAAAGCACATGGactttgaacaagaaatggtgaGACGCCGGAAGCCTACCTCAGCGTTCCGCCGCGCGCCAGGTCTCTCCGCCGCCGATGCCCGTCTCAGATAGATAGGCTGGTGCTCGCGCCAGCCGAATCGAACCGAGCCCGTCGTCGATCTCGCAGCCTCCCACCCGGTGGTCCTCGCAGATCAGGTTGCGGGACGGGCTCGCGAGCTCGCTGTCGATCCCTATCGCTCGAGGCCGCCGGCGGCTCCGGCGACGAGCGGTCCCCGAGGAGCGGGGTTGGGTGGAGGGATGACCAGCGGGGGCGGCGAGTGGGGCGGTGGGCGAGATTCCAGGGTTTGGGTCAGGGGGTGGACCGTGGACTAAAAGTCTAGACCGACGGGAGTGGAGACCTGTCGCTGCCGTGAGAGGGACAGGGGCTGTTTAGTACTTTTGTCAGACGGTTTGTGTTGATTGCGAGACGGATTTGAATAGTGGTCGATATTAGCTTCTGTGTGTTAggcatgtacagtggtgtttaatatagaggctcttaaggtgtttaaggggtgtatttgcaaaaaaaatcttagagccgtctctccataaagagacgcctctggctcgtaaaccaagtagtaacagacgcctcacttcctactgtacgaatttgtcgtctgttctatcgatctgcTGCTGTACAAAtgcatttaattctgtatttattaatagactacatttatagacactccattgtataatagagtctcttagttgtctcttgtgcttggagaaccgttttggtgtctctccactgtacatgcccttaggCATGTAAAACATAGATGTCTTTTGCTCCGTTTTTCGTGTAAGAGAGACGGTTAAAAAACTACGTTATACAACCATTAGCTCCTAAAACATTATTGCAGTTAAAAAACAGTATATAGAAAGTTAGTGAAGATTTGCATTTAACACCTTAGAGACTCTTCAAGAGATCCTTCAATTAATAGGGTTGTATAAGCCTTTAGGGGTATTTGGTTTCTAGAGATTAATTTTAAGTCGTTTCATTTTTTTCTCTAAATTATCAAATACGAAAACTAAAATACAATTTTGGTTTTCGTATTTCGTAATTTAGAAACTAAAATTCAATTAAATGGAAGgattaaaaattagtccctaaaaaCTAAACACCTTCTTAGGTGTCGTTTGGTTTGATGGACtagtcccttcattttagtctcatttagtctctaaattaACAAACGGCGAACTAAAACATGGACTAAACTGTTTTAATTCCAGTGGTGACTAAAGGGgacttgtcggagagggaattctccggccgggtggcggaatgcacccgccctaaatcctaagatgaggaagaggcttaagcgttttgcctattttgctaagcgatcaccgagcacatgaacacgcgaggatttagagtggtttggaCCGCcggggcgtaataccctactccactgtgtgttggattgctatGGAAGCTTGAGCGTTGACAGTCTCCGCCTAAGTTTGGTCTAAGAGAGCCCTCCccctgtaacgttgcatgcctcctcttttatagctaaggggggtatgtacaagggtactgagccccgacatgtgggcctagaaaCTTAACagatgtagtacttggagctactaatgtttgctgctagagcaatcttcttgcgccctgacatccAAGATCTGCGtagcctcggcgtgcaggggaagcttctcgtataagggatgatggacacagtgcgccgcgcggcacgggcgcactgtttgacaatggactggacaggtgcgccATCTACAGGAtctggacaggacgcattaaatgct
This portion of the Zea mays cultivar B73 chromosome 2, Zm-B73-REFERENCE-NAM-5.0, whole genome shotgun sequence genome encodes:
- the LOC100285625 gene encoding brassinosteroid LRR receptor kinase precursor; translation: MAVRCSCTALFPLFFCFMICQLCYGTVTDIQCLKKLKASVDPDNKLEWTFNNNTEGSICGFNGVECWHPNENRVLSLHLGSFGLKGEFPDGLENCSSMTSLDLSSNSLSGPIPADISRRLPFVTNLDLSFNSFSGEIPEALANCSYLNIVNLQHNKLTGTIPVQLAALSRLAQFNVADNQLSGQIPSSLSKFPASDFANQDLCGRPLSNDCTANSSSRTGIIVGSAVGGAVITLIIAAVILFIVLRKMPKKKKLKDVEENKWAKTIKGAKGAKVSLFEKSVSKMNLNDLMKATDDFTKDNIIGTGRSGTMYRATLPDGSFLAIKRLQDTQHSEDQFTSEMSTLGSVRQRNLVPLLGYCIVKNERLLVYKYMPKGSLYDNLHQQNSDKKALEWPLRLKIAIGSARGLAWLHHSCNPRILHRNISSKCILLDDDYEPKISDFGLARLMNPIDTHLSTFVNGEFGDLGYVAPEYTRTLVATPKGDVYSFGVVLLELVTREEPTHVSNAPENFKGSLVDWITYLSNNSILQDAVDKSLIGKDNDAELLQCMKVACSCVLSSPKERPTMFEVYQLLRAVGEKYHFSAADDELTMLPQNANPEDELIVAN